In Mercurialis annua linkage group LG5, ddMerAnnu1.2, whole genome shotgun sequence, a single genomic region encodes these proteins:
- the LOC126680603 gene encoding uncharacterized protein LOC126680603 — MCINKRSGLSSWASDYVIPLSHSLLETTSTTQLKVQKKESPLMAAQCFCPLAPPVKPSPSTASLSFLPSRARSLSFHRLSTATLTFRLKSNSIRCALSPELKTTLDKVVTSQKVVLFMKGTREFPQCGFSNTVVQILNSMNVPYETINILENEILRQGLKEYSSWPTFPQLYVDGEFFGGCDITVDAYKSGELQESLEKAMCS, encoded by the exons ATGTGCATTAATAAAAGAAGCGGGCTGAGTTCGTGGGCCTCTGATTATGTAATACCACTGAGTCATTCTTTGTTGGAGACCACAAGCACAACACAACTGAAGGTGCAGAAGAAAGAAAGTCCTCTAATGGCTGCTCAGTGTTTTTGTCCACTCGCGCCCCCGGTCAAACCATCCCCATCAACAGCTTCTCTTTCATTTCTACCCTCGCGCGCTCGCTCCCTCTCCTTCCACCGCCTCTCTACTGCCACCCTCACTTTTCGACTCAAATCCAATTCTATCCGCTGCG CTTTATCGCCGGAGTTGAAAACCACGCTGGATAAAGTGGTGACGTCCCAGAAAGTAGTTCTATTCATGAAAGGAACAAGGGAATTTCCCCAGTGTGGATTCTCAAATACAGTCGTCCAAATTCTGAATTCCATGAATGTGCCGTACGAGACGATTAATATACTGGAGAATGAAATTCTTCGTCAAGGATTAAAGGAGTATTCTAGCTGGCCTACTTTTCCTCAGCTTTATGTTGATGGTGAATTTTTTGGTGGCTGTGATATTACTGTCG ATGCATACAAGAGCGGAGAGTTGCAAGAGTCATTGGAGAAAGCAATGTGCTCGTGA